The Thermoanaerobacterium sp. PSU-2 genome window below encodes:
- a CDS encoding helix-turn-helix transcriptional regulator has product MKYEVIKYDTHKHFFDEAWRRCTKRGLNQDAKPFMFVSDLYISDEKKLLIKAFRKSVYEISKLNGQFKNYTCLLTDENGVVIDLIGANKGRFSYLSIGIPLKEEFAGINAVSIVLNERETAFVKKNEHYLKCFREIDCIAVPVFDNSCELIGSVDISSEYGLSDECAFVVFLMGKYTEYNFTSLKKEMIKGKLEEVELKILKLTAEGKTDEEIAKMINRSISNVKYHKNKIFEILNVKNVKDCIYKAAKMDLI; this is encoded by the coding sequence ATGAAGTATGAAGTCATAAAATATGATACTCATAAACATTTTTTTGATGAAGCATGGAGAAGGTGTACAAAAAGAGGACTTAATCAAGATGCAAAACCATTTATGTTTGTATCAGATCTTTACATTTCCGATGAGAAGAAGTTGCTAATTAAAGCCTTTAGAAAAAGCGTTTATGAAATATCTAAACTTAATGGCCAATTTAAAAATTATACATGTCTATTGACAGACGAAAACGGCGTCGTAATAGACTTGATCGGGGCTAATAAAGGCAGATTTTCTTACTTAAGTATAGGTATTCCGTTGAAAGAAGAATTTGCAGGAATAAATGCAGTATCGATTGTTTTAAATGAAAGAGAAACTGCATTTGTAAAAAAGAATGAACATTATCTTAAGTGCTTTAGGGAGATAGACTGCATAGCTGTACCTGTCTTTGACAATAGTTGTGAATTAATAGGATCAGTAGACATATCATCTGAATACGGACTATCTGATGAATGTGCGTTTGTGGTGTTTTTGATGGGAAAATATACAGAATACAATTTCACATCGCTTAAAAAAGAGATGATAAAAGGAAAATTGGAAGAAGTAGAGCTAAAAATTTTGAAACTAACAGCGGAAGGAAAGACAGATGAAGAGATTGCAAAAATGATTAATAGATCAATAAGCAATGTAAAATACCATAAGAATAAGATTTTTGAAATATTAAACGTGAAAAATGTAAAGGACTGTATATACAAAGCGGCGAAGATGGATTTGATATAA
- the rlmH gene encoding 23S rRNA (pseudouridine(1915)-N(3))-methyltransferase RlmH — translation MNIDVIAVGKIKEKFIEDGIREYVKRLKPYCNINIIEVNDERAPESLSDKEKISVMQRESVKIVDKIRKGSFIISLCIEGRQMDSVEFARYIEDVMTAGNSNITFVIGGSLGLHDDIKSMSDLKLSFSKMTFPHQLMRLILVEQIYRAFKIMKGETYHK, via the coding sequence TTGAATATAGACGTAATTGCAGTTGGAAAGATAAAAGAGAAATTTATAGAAGATGGAATACGGGAATACGTCAAAAGATTGAAGCCATACTGCAATATAAATATAATTGAAGTAAACGATGAAAGAGCTCCTGAAAGCTTAAGTGATAAAGAAAAAATAAGTGTTATGCAAAGAGAAAGTGTTAAAATTGTTGATAAGATTAGAAAAGGAAGCTTCATAATATCTCTTTGCATAGAAGGTAGACAAATGGATTCGGTGGAATTTGCCCGCTATATAGAAGATGTTATGACAGCGGGCAATTCTAATATAACGTTTGTGATAGGAGGGTCATTAGGTTTACACGACGATATAAAATCTATGTCAGACTTGAAACTGTCATTTTCAAAGATGACATTTCCACATCAGCTTATGAGACTTATATTGGTAGAACAAATCTACAGAGCATTCAAGATAATGAAGGGTGAGACGTACCATAAGTGA
- a CDS encoding YitT family protein, protein MTKNHPIVREMIRYIFLFLGSILAAVGLEIFLIPNNIIDGGITGISIISSYLTKLPLSLFIIVYNLPFLFIGYNQIGRTFVLSSLFSLLSLSLWVSILHPIPGITNDVLLASVFGGVILGIGVGMIIRYGGSLDGTEMVAIIINKRTAFSVGEMVMFFNVFILSSAGLVFGWDRAMYSLIAYFIAFKVIDITIEGLDEAKAVIIISEYGEEIADAITARLGRGVTFIEGKGGFSKNQKTIIYSVVTRLEVAKLKSIIYDKDENAFVTINDVSDVMGGKHRKRSIH, encoded by the coding sequence ATGACGAAAAATCATCCAATTGTGCGAGAAATGATTAGATACATTTTCCTCTTTTTAGGATCGATTTTAGCAGCAGTAGGATTAGAAATATTTCTCATACCCAACAACATTATTGATGGTGGAATCACGGGAATATCAATAATCTCAAGCTATTTGACCAAATTGCCGCTTAGCTTATTCATAATCGTTTATAATCTTCCATTTCTATTTATAGGGTACAATCAGATAGGTCGGACATTTGTCTTGTCATCTTTGTTTTCCTTATTATCTCTGTCGTTATGGGTTTCAATTTTACACCCTATACCCGGTATCACAAATGATGTTTTGCTTGCGTCGGTTTTCGGCGGAGTAATCTTGGGGATTGGCGTAGGAATGATTATTCGATACGGCGGATCCCTTGATGGGACTGAAATGGTTGCAATCATAATAAATAAGCGTACGGCATTTTCAGTGGGAGAAATGGTGATGTTTTTTAACGTATTCATTCTAAGCAGTGCAGGATTAGTTTTTGGATGGGACAGAGCAATGTATTCTCTGATCGCTTATTTTATTGCGTTTAAGGTGATAGATATAACAATAGAAGGACTGGACGAAGCTAAGGCGGTCATTATCATTTCAGAATATGGTGAGGAGATTGCAGATGCCATAACTGCACGGTTAGGCAGGGGCGTCACATTTATTGAGGGAAAAGGAGGATTTTCGAAGAACCAGAAGACTATCATTTACTCTGTCGTCACTCGTCTAGAAGTGGCGAAGCTCAAATCCATCATATATGATAAAGATGAAAATGCCTTTGTCACTATCAATGATGTTTCTGATGTGATGGGAGGCAAGCATAGGAAAAGATCAATTCATTAA
- a CDS encoding ERCC4 domain-containing protein, producing the protein MSNLLWILESTKSDKFPYRLRIKKDDTVILSLFVQNKWPGAGSQIFCLKDTSEGSSDDYEVVEKVPIISIDRYGKRLSVVLDRGVNKRCEFLFLKKKYKNKEGEYEQIFWRTQQGLKEHKPRVKLTAKGNNNLHILIDTNEKYPWKFNNCIVERIQLPAGDYALFYNNEIKAVVERKSFENFRADIANLPILHQKLGELEKYKHSALVIEANYSDYLNPDKLGVYTPSYMSKVIAEIFAFHPKFQIIFAGNRKLANEWTLRFFQAIVSHESESIPDRVAEEISDYQTKNDFTGGIYYAIRKEILENIDGDFTINDLRNRFVNTKDSTIRYENLLLSS; encoded by the coding sequence ATGAGCAATCTTTTATGGATACTTGAATCAACAAAAAGTGATAAATTTCCATACAGGCTTAGAATCAAAAAAGACGATACAGTGATTTTATCATTGTTTGTACAGAATAAATGGCCTGGTGCAGGAAGTCAGATATTTTGTCTTAAAGATACAAGCGAAGGTTCATCTGATGATTATGAAGTCGTAGAGAAAGTTCCCATCATTTCTATTGATCGGTATGGCAAGCGGCTGTCTGTAGTTTTAGACCGCGGTGTAAACAAAAGATGTGAATTTCTCTTTCTGAAAAAGAAATACAAGAATAAAGAAGGGGAATATGAACAAATATTTTGGAGAACACAGCAGGGCTTAAAGGAGCACAAGCCTCGTGTCAAGTTGACTGCAAAAGGAAACAATAATCTTCACATATTAATTGATACAAATGAAAAGTATCCTTGGAAATTTAACAATTGCATTGTTGAGAGAATACAATTGCCAGCAGGTGATTATGCATTATTCTATAATAATGAAATAAAAGCCGTCGTAGAAAGGAAAAGTTTTGAAAATTTTAGAGCCGACATCGCCAATTTGCCAATTTTGCATCAGAAGCTGGGTGAATTGGAAAAATATAAGCATTCGGCACTTGTCATTGAAGCTAACTACTCTGATTACTTAAATCCAGACAAATTAGGCGTCTATACGCCATCGTATATGTCAAAGGTGATAGCTGAGATTTTTGCATTTCATCCAAAATTTCAAATTATATTTGCTGGCAATAGAAAATTGGCCAATGAATGGACATTACGGTTTTTCCAAGCCATTGTATCACACGAAAGCGAATCTATACCTGATAGAGTCGCAGAAGAAATATCAGATTATCAAACGAAGAATGACTTTACAGGCGGAATTTACTACGCCATTAGAAAAGAAATTCTTGAAAACATCGATGGAGATTTTACAATAAACGATTTAAGAAATAGATTTGTTAATACAAAAGACTCTACAATTAGATATGAAAACTTATTATTAAGTAGCTAA
- a CDS encoding 2-hydroxyacyl-CoA dehydratase: MNRNLHYLGIDVGSTTAKIVILNENDEIIYSRYERHLSNIKDTIVNLIDDAYSKFGDLVVSTAVTGSGGMAVAEWLNMPFVQEVIAGTKTVEKFFPDVDVVIELGGEDAKITYFDGTIEQRMNSSCAGGTGAFIDQMASLLKTDAQGLNELAKNHKVIYPIAARCGVFAKTDIQPLLNEGTAREDIAASIFQAVVNQTISGLACGRPIKGNVAFLGGPLYFLPELRKRFIETLNLKDEEVIVPENSQLAVAIGAALSAKNDEIIALRDLYNRVHTIPYKVKNDVERLRPLFVDENEYNEFKDRHKGIDILEKDIKDAKGGLFLGIDAGSTTTKLVLIDEDGAIVYSYYGSNEGNPLNSVIRVLLDIYEKMPDGAYIANSTVTGYGENLIKAALMVDIGEIETIAHYKASEHFLPGVDFILDIGGQDMKCIRIRDGIIDSIMLNEACSSGCGSFLETFASSLNMSIDEFTEAALKAQNPVDLGSRCTVFMNSRVKQAQKEGASLGDISAGLSYSVIKNALYKVIKIRDPKELGEKIIVQGGTFLNDAILRSFELITGRNAVRPQIAGLMGAYGAALIAKERYSGGISTIFTKDKLESFTAEVSSGRCNKCTNRCLLTINKFNDGRVFVSGNRCERGAGKEITNNDIPNLYDYKYKKIFGYKPLSEDEAYRGTIGIPRVLNMYENYPLWFTFFTRLGFRVILSDRSSKRLYESGMDTIPSDSACYPAKIVHGHIVNLINKGIKTIFYPCIPVEQNVFEDADNHYNCPIVSSYAEVIRNNMDVLKEKDILFMNPFLALDDKEKLAKRLYEELRVFGVSKGEVENALKEAFDEDKRVKEDIMRKGEEVLKYLRDTGKRGIVLAGRPYHLDPEINHGIPEIITSLGVAVLTEDSVAHLGKLERKLRVVDQWMYHTRLYAAASFVADSDNLELVQLTSFGCGIDAVTSDQVQEILSSREKIFTLIKIDEGTNVGSIKIRIRSLIAAINERKDEKRSKTSYTMKRILFTDEMRKKHTILAPQMSPIHFQFLQEAFNVSGYNLEVLPSIDKPAVEEGLKYVNNDACFPSIIVVGQLIEALKSGKYDLNNTSVIITQTGGGCRATNYIGFLRKALKDAGFENIPVISLNFVGMEKNPGFKITPGLLNKAFIGLVYGDLLQNVLLRVRPYEKIPGSANKLYEKWVAKCIESVKSGDLKLFKRNVHQIVQDFENLEINNVIKPKVGIVGEILVKYHPTANNSIVDVLEKEGAEVILPNLIDFLMFILDHANEKYKYLSGSKIRQVLQNIGIAGLEFYRKEMRKALEKSKRFISPKTLNELKELASPIVSLGNITGEGWYLTAEMVELLKEGISNIVCIQPFACLPNHITGKGVIKALRELYKEANIVAVDYDPGASEVNQLNRIKLMLSVAFKKLEKNSEAFEQIAATEKI, from the coding sequence GTGAATAGAAATTTGCACTATTTAGGAATAGACGTAGGTTCCACTACGGCCAAAATAGTCATCTTAAATGAAAATGATGAGATCATCTATAGTAGATATGAACGGCACTTATCTAATATAAAAGATACTATTGTAAACTTGATAGATGATGCGTATTCCAAGTTTGGCGACCTTGTCGTATCTACCGCGGTAACAGGTTCTGGCGGTATGGCAGTAGCTGAATGGCTTAATATGCCGTTTGTGCAGGAAGTGATTGCAGGTACCAAGACGGTGGAAAAGTTTTTCCCGGATGTAGATGTGGTCATAGAATTAGGCGGCGAGGATGCCAAGATTACATACTTTGACGGTACTATCGAACAGCGGATGAATAGCAGTTGCGCAGGCGGCACAGGAGCATTTATAGACCAGATGGCATCGCTTTTAAAGACTGATGCACAAGGCTTAAATGAGCTTGCTAAGAATCATAAGGTAATATATCCAATAGCTGCAAGGTGTGGCGTTTTTGCAAAGACAGACATTCAGCCTCTTTTAAATGAAGGAACCGCAAGGGAAGACATAGCGGCATCAATTTTTCAAGCGGTTGTAAACCAGACCATAAGTGGTCTTGCCTGTGGCAGGCCTATAAAAGGCAATGTGGCATTTTTAGGTGGGCCTTTATATTTTCTTCCGGAATTAAGAAAGAGATTTATAGAAACATTGAACTTGAAAGATGAAGAGGTCATCGTTCCTGAAAATTCTCAATTGGCAGTTGCCATAGGTGCGGCATTATCTGCAAAAAATGATGAGATCATTGCATTAAGAGATTTATACAATAGAGTACATACGATTCCATACAAAGTGAAAAATGATGTGGAGAGATTAAGACCGCTGTTTGTAGACGAAAATGAGTACAATGAATTTAAAGATAGGCACAAAGGCATTGATATTTTGGAAAAAGACATAAAGGATGCTAAAGGTGGCCTATTTTTAGGAATAGACGCAGGTTCTACTACAACAAAGCTTGTACTGATAGATGAGGATGGTGCAATTGTCTATTCTTATTACGGCAGTAATGAAGGAAATCCACTAAATTCTGTAATAAGGGTTCTTTTGGATATATACGAGAAGATGCCTGATGGTGCATATATAGCCAATTCCACTGTTACAGGATATGGTGAGAATCTTATAAAAGCAGCTTTAATGGTAGATATAGGTGAGATTGAGACAATTGCACATTACAAGGCATCAGAGCATTTTTTGCCTGGTGTCGACTTCATACTTGACATAGGCGGACAAGATATGAAGTGCATAAGGATAAGAGATGGCATAATCGACAGTATAATGCTAAATGAAGCATGTTCATCGGGTTGTGGTTCATTTTTAGAGACATTTGCATCGTCTTTAAATATGTCAATTGATGAGTTTACTGAAGCTGCTCTAAAAGCTCAAAACCCAGTCGATTTAGGTTCTCGTTGCACTGTCTTTATGAATTCAAGGGTAAAGCAGGCACAGAAGGAAGGGGCATCGTTAGGTGATATTTCTGCAGGTCTTTCGTATTCTGTCATAAAAAATGCCTTATACAAGGTCATAAAGATAAGAGATCCGAAAGAGCTGGGAGAAAAGATAATCGTTCAAGGTGGCACATTCCTCAATGATGCTATACTGAGAAGCTTCGAGCTTATTACAGGTAGAAATGCCGTAAGGCCTCAGATAGCAGGGCTAATGGGTGCATACGGTGCAGCACTTATCGCAAAGGAAAGGTACAGTGGCGGTATAAGTACAATATTTACGAAAGACAAGCTCGAAAGCTTTACCGCGGAAGTGTCAAGCGGCAGGTGCAATAAATGCACAAACAGATGCCTTTTAACTATAAATAAATTCAATGACGGCAGAGTATTTGTATCTGGAAACCGCTGTGAAAGAGGAGCAGGAAAAGAGATAACTAACAATGACATACCAAATCTTTACGACTACAAGTACAAAAAAATATTTGGATACAAGCCATTAAGTGAAGACGAGGCGTATAGAGGTACCATTGGCATACCGAGAGTTTTGAACATGTACGAAAACTATCCACTGTGGTTTACATTTTTTACAAGGCTTGGATTCAGGGTTATATTGTCTGACAGGTCGTCAAAAAGGCTTTATGAATCAGGCATGGATACTATACCGTCAGATTCCGCATGCTATCCGGCGAAAATCGTCCATGGACACATAGTCAACTTAATAAATAAAGGCATAAAGACGATATTTTATCCATGCATACCTGTTGAGCAGAATGTATTTGAAGATGCAGACAATCATTACAATTGCCCAATTGTGTCGTCATACGCTGAAGTAATTAGAAATAACATGGATGTGCTTAAGGAAAAAGACATTTTATTCATGAATCCATTTTTGGCATTGGATGATAAGGAAAAGCTTGCCAAAAGGCTTTATGAAGAATTGAGAGTTTTTGGCGTATCAAAAGGTGAAGTGGAAAATGCCTTAAAAGAAGCATTTGATGAAGATAAAAGGGTAAAAGAAGACATAATGAGAAAAGGCGAAGAAGTCTTAAAATATCTGCGAGATACGGGAAAAAGAGGAATAGTTCTTGCAGGCAGGCCCTACCACTTAGATCCAGAGATAAACCACGGTATACCGGAAATAATTACGTCATTAGGTGTGGCAGTATTGACGGAGGATTCTGTAGCGCATTTAGGCAAACTTGAGAGAAAGCTTAGGGTAGTTGACCAGTGGATGTACCACACAAGGCTTTATGCGGCGGCAAGCTTTGTGGCTGACAGCGACAACTTAGAGCTTGTGCAGCTTACTTCATTTGGCTGCGGTATTGACGCTGTCACATCCGACCAAGTGCAGGAGATCTTAAGCTCCAGGGAAAAAATATTTACGCTTATAAAGATAGATGAAGGTACAAATGTAGGCTCTATAAAGATACGCATAAGGTCATTGATAGCCGCTATCAATGAAAGAAAAGATGAGAAAAGAAGCAAGACTTCATATACGATGAAGAGAATACTGTTTACGGACGAAATGAGGAAGAAGCACACTATACTGGCACCGCAGATGTCGCCAATACATTTCCAATTTTTACAGGAAGCCTTCAATGTATCAGGGTACAACTTGGAGGTTCTTCCATCTATAGATAAGCCGGCTGTTGAAGAAGGGCTTAAATATGTCAATAACGATGCATGTTTTCCTTCTATAATAGTCGTAGGGCAGCTTATTGAAGCATTGAAATCTGGTAAGTATGATTTAAACAATACGTCTGTCATAATCACACAGACAGGCGGTGGTTGCAGAGCTACCAACTACATAGGTTTCTTAAGAAAGGCTTTGAAAGATGCAGGATTTGAAAATATACCTGTCATATCTCTGAATTTTGTTGGCATGGAGAAGAATCCAGGATTTAAAATAACGCCAGGACTTCTGAATAAAGCATTTATCGGCCTCGTATATGGTGATCTCCTACAAAATGTGCTGCTTAGGGTGAGACCATATGAGAAGATACCTGGTTCTGCTAATAAGCTTTATGAAAAATGGGTGGCAAAGTGCATAGAGTCCGTAAAAAGTGGAGATTTAAAATTATTTAAGAGAAATGTCCATCAGATTGTTCAGGATTTTGAAAATCTTGAGATCAATAATGTAATTAAGCCTAAAGTTGGCATTGTCGGCGAGATACTTGTGAAGTATCATCCTACTGCAAATAACAGCATCGTGGATGTGCTTGAAAAAGAAGGGGCAGAAGTGATACTGCCGAATCTGATAGACTTTTTGATGTTTATATTGGATCATGCAAATGAAAAGTATAAGTATTTGTCAGGCAGCAAGATAAGGCAGGTTTTGCAGAATATAGGCATTGCAGGACTTGAGTTCTATCGAAAAGAGATGAGAAAGGCTTTAGAGAAAAGCAAAAGATTTATCTCTCCGAAAACCCTAAATGAGCTAAAGGAGTTGGCGTCACCTATAGTATCTCTTGGTAACATAACTGGCGAAGGCTGGTATCTTACTGCAGAAATGGTGGAGTTATTAAAAGAAGGCATATCAAATATTGTTTGCATACAGCCTTTCGCATGCCTTCCAAATCACATAACGGGGAAAGGTGTCATTAAAGCATTAAGAGAGCTTTACAAAGAAGCTAACATTGTGGCAGTTGATTATGACCCCGGTGCCAGCGAAGTAAACCAGCTAAATAGAATAAAGCTTATGCTGTCTGTTGCTTTCAAGAAATTAGAGAAGAACAGTGAGGCATTTGAGCAGATTGCTGCCACTGAAAAAATATAG
- a CDS encoding CxxH/CxxC protein — MYVVCEKHLEDAIEEFVDVYEQPPDIYMLDDVSFTDWLAPHKCDFCDDIPKYLVV, encoded by the coding sequence ATGTACGTTGTTTGTGAAAAACATTTGGAGGATGCCATTGAAGAGTTTGTAGATGTATATGAGCAACCGCCAGATATATACATGCTTGACGATGTATCATTTACCGATTGGTTGGCACCTCATAAGTGCGATTTTTGCGATGACATTCCTAAGTACCTTGTCGTATAA
- a CDS encoding trypsin-like peptidase domain-containing protein → MQSGDDRNVKRPSYLTTVVIIAVITSLVFTYIAPKFLWGKVIPLPYTNTAPLKKEVIIPKAEPSTIAEAVAKKDTQAVVGISSIEYERQYYILEKQVEGVGSGFIVDKNGYIITNNHVASPESKKLTIYLSDGSTLPGKVLWSDSTLDLSVVKVNAKNLPTIPLGDSDKVQVGQTVIAIGNPLGLRFERTVTSGIISALNRSLPIEENNKQKIMEDLIQTDASINPGNSGGPLVDAQGNAIGINTAKVTTAEGLGFAIPINIVKPIIKKVIATGTFKAPYLGIVGYDKEIASYINADVVIAEGIYVADIDPSGPAEKAGIKKGYILLEVDGKPVDTMVQLKTVIYSRNIGDKVSVKYRTLTGNIGMTTITLGK, encoded by the coding sequence ATGCAAAGCGGCGATGATAGAAATGTAAAAAGACCGTCGTATCTCACGACAGTTGTAATAATAGCTGTGATTACTTCACTTGTTTTTACATACATTGCTCCAAAATTCTTGTGGGGGAAGGTGATACCTTTACCATACACAAATACTGCTCCACTTAAAAAAGAAGTTATAATACCTAAAGCAGAGCCTTCTACGATAGCAGAAGCTGTGGCGAAAAAAGACACGCAGGCCGTCGTTGGAATATCGTCTATTGAATATGAAAGGCAGTATTACATATTAGAAAAGCAGGTAGAAGGTGTAGGATCTGGATTTATTGTGGACAAAAACGGGTACATTATTACGAATAACCATGTGGCAAGTCCTGAGTCAAAGAAACTTACCATCTATTTAAGCGATGGAAGTACGCTTCCTGGTAAAGTTTTGTGGTCTGACTCTACATTGGATCTTTCGGTTGTCAAGGTAAACGCCAAAAATCTTCCGACCATACCTTTGGGAGATTCAGATAAAGTTCAAGTTGGTCAGACGGTGATAGCCATAGGCAATCCTTTAGGGCTTCGCTTTGAAAGGACAGTGACATCTGGCATAATAAGCGCTTTAAACAGAAGCTTGCCAATAGAGGAAAATAACAAACAAAAAATCATGGAAGATTTGATACAGACGGATGCGTCGATAAATCCTGGCAATAGCGGTGGCCCTTTAGTGGATGCTCAAGGAAATGCAATAGGCATCAATACGGCGAAGGTTACGACAGCGGAAGGATTGGGCTTTGCCATACCAATCAATATTGTAAAGCCTATCATTAAAAAAGTGATTGCAACAGGTACATTTAAAGCACCTTATTTAGGAATAGTAGGGTACGATAAAGAGATAGCCAGCTATATAAATGCCGATGTGGTTATAGCGGAAGGGATATACGTTGCTGACATAGATCCTTCAGGTCCGGCAGAAAAGGCTGGTATCAAAAAAGGATATATACTTTTAGAGGTCGATGGAAAACCTGTTGATACAATGGTGCAGCTTAAAACTGTAATATATTCGAGAAATATAGGTGACAAAGTAAGTGTGAAATACAGAACATTGACGGGGAATATCGGGATGACTACAATAACGTTAGGAAAATGA
- a CDS encoding VanZ family protein, whose amino-acid sequence MNFPIGLKVILFIFFIPLIIKQFKLTKNIVMVTFIAGFIIYTIELISVVFFPITFYPPKPNYAPNVNIVPMKDIIILMRSQPINIVIKNVVGNIILFIPFGFFVPIIYRNMNRFNYTLLLGLCFSVFIEIAQFIIDYLTKYPNHTCDVNDVILNIIGLILGFIIQRGIRKVSFMANYINNVANKIE is encoded by the coding sequence ATGAATTTTCCGATAGGGTTAAAAGTTATTTTGTTTATTTTCTTCATTCCTCTTATTATAAAACAATTTAAGTTGACAAAAAATATTGTTATGGTTACATTTATAGCAGGGTTTATTATTTATACAATTGAATTAATAAGTGTAGTGTTTTTCCCGATTACATTTTATCCACCTAAGCCTAATTATGCTCCAAATGTAAATATTGTTCCTATGAAAGATATAATTATTCTTATGAGATCACAACCAATTAATATAGTTATAAAAAATGTGGTTGGGAATATTATACTTTTTATTCCGTTTGGCTTTTTTGTGCCGATAATATATAGAAATATGAACAGATTTAATTATACGTTATTGTTGGGTTTGTGTTTTTCAGTATTTATAGAAATTGCTCAATTTATAATTGATTATTTAACAAAGTATCCCAATCATACATGCGATGTTAATGATGTAATATTGAATATTATTGGATTAATATTAGGTTTTATAATTCAAAGAGGAATTAGGAAAGTATCTTTTATGGCAAACTATATTAATAATGTTGCAAATAAAATTGAATAA
- a CDS encoding UDP-N-acetylglucosamine 1-carboxyvinyltransferase, whose product MDKFVINGGIPLKGTVEISGAKNSAVAILPAALLADTPSCIDNLPEINDIELLSKMIQYLGGKTTKKEHEILIDPEGINSFCPPHELASQMRASYYLIGALLSRFKEAAIAMPGGCNIGVRPIDQHIKGFEALGAKTTIEHGIIRVKADKLVGNHIYFDVVSVGATINLMLAACKAEGTTILENCAKEPHVVDVANFLNAMGANIKGAGTDTIKIIGVDKLHGCRHTVIPDQIEAGTYMVAAAATHGDVIVKGIIPKHLESIIAKMSEMGVKIEEYDEELRVTTDGRLKRVDIKTQPYPGFPTDMQQLMAVLLALADGVSVITENVYEGRFKYLDELKKMGVNAKVEGRIAVIEGTQKLTGAPLTATDLRAGAAMVIAGLAASGTTEVKNIYHIDRGYESMEKKLQKLGADIKRVK is encoded by the coding sequence GTGGATAAGTTTGTTATAAATGGAGGAATACCTCTTAAAGGAACAGTTGAGATTAGTGGGGCGAAAAATTCTGCTGTTGCCATACTTCCTGCTGCTCTTTTAGCAGATACTCCCAGTTGTATTGACAATTTGCCAGAGATAAACGACATAGAATTGCTTAGCAAAATGATTCAATATCTTGGTGGAAAAACCACCAAGAAAGAGCATGAGATCTTGATAGATCCTGAAGGCATCAATTCATTTTGTCCGCCGCATGAGTTGGCAAGCCAGATGAGGGCTTCATACTATCTTATAGGTGCCCTTTTAAGCAGGTTTAAAGAGGCTGCTATAGCCATGCCTGGTGGATGCAACATAGGTGTGAGACCAATCGACCAGCACATAAAGGGATTTGAAGCGTTAGGCGCAAAAACGACTATAGAACATGGAATAATAAGGGTAAAAGCAGATAAGTTAGTGGGGAATCATATATATTTTGACGTTGTAAGCGTAGGTGCTACTATAAACTTGATGTTGGCTGCCTGTAAAGCTGAAGGCACTACAATACTTGAAAATTGTGCAAAGGAACCTCATGTCGTGGATGTAGCAAACTTCCTAAATGCAATGGGTGCCAATATAAAAGGCGCTGGTACAGACACCATAAAAATCATTGGAGTAGACAAGCTTCATGGCTGCAGGCATACAGTAATACCTGATCAGATAGAAGCTGGGACGTACATGGTGGCTGCGGCGGCAACACATGGGGATGTCATCGTAAAAGGCATAATACCGAAACACTTAGAGTCCATAATCGCGAAGATGTCTGAAATGGGTGTGAAAATCGAGGAGTATGATGAAGAACTGAGAGTTACCACAGATGGCAGGTTGAAAAGAGTAGACATTAAGACACAGCCATATCCAGGTTTTCCTACAGATATGCAACAACTGATGGCAGTATTATTGGCTCTTGCGGATGGGGTCAGCGTTATAACCGAAAATGTGTATGAAGGCAGGTTTAAATACTTAGATGAACTTAAGAAGATGGGAGTCAATGCAAAGGTGGAAGGTCGCATAGCTGTCATAGAAGGAACTCAAAAGCTTACTGGTGCGCCGCTTACAGCTACTGACTTAAGGGCTGGCGCAGCTATGGTGATAGCTGGACTTGCGGCCAGCGGCACTACAGAGGTTAAGAATATCTACCATATCGACAGAGGATATGAGTCGATGGAGAAAAAACTGCAAAAATTAGGCGCAGACATAAAAAGGGTAAAATAA